CCACCAGGACCGGGACCCCGATGTCGAGCAGGGCGTCCAGGCGGTTGAGCAGCACCAGGTTGCCCTGGTAGCTCTTGCCGAAGCCGATGCCGGGGTCCACCAGGATCTTCCCCCTGGGGATGCCGCGGGCCTCGGCCCAGGCCACGCGCTCGGCCAGGAAGTCGTGCACCTCGCCCACCAGGTCGTCGTAGTGGGTGTCGTCCTGCATGGTCCCCGGGGTGCCGCGCATGTGCATGAGCACCACAGGGGCCCCGTGCCGGGCCGCCGTCTCGGCCATGCGGGGGTCGGCCCGGAGGGCACTGACGTCGTTGATCATGTCGGCCCCCGCCGCCAGCGCCGCCTCGGCCACCGCCGCCTTTGTGGTGTCGATGGAGACGGGAACGTCGGAACGGCGGCGGATGGCCTCGATGACCGGCACCGTGCGCCGGAGTTCCTCCTCCTCGGTAACGGGGTCGGCGTAGGGCCGGGTGGACTCGCCGCCCACGTCCACGATGTCGGCGCCGGCCGCCTCCAGGGCGAGGGCCTGTTCCACGGCGGCCTCGGGGTCGAGGAAGCGGCCTCCGTCCGAGAAGGAGTCCGGGGTGACGTTGAGGACCCCCATGATGTAGGTCCGGCTCCCCCAGTGAAAGGTGGAGCGGCGCAGCACGAGGGGCGCCGGCGGGCTCTCAGGACGCATCGGCCTCCTTCGCCTCCACCGGCTGTCCGGTCTCTCCCCGGTGTCCCTGGATGATGGCGTCGATGGCGGCCCCGTCCAGGGACTCGTGCTCGAGGAGGGCGCCGGCCAGGGCATGGAGGACCTCGATGTTGCGGGAGAGGAGTTCCTTGGCCTGCCGGTAGGCGGTGTTCACGGTCCGCTGGATCTCCTCGTCGATCTTGAGGGCGGTGGCCTCGCTGTAGTCCTTGACCTGGCCGAAGTCCTTGCCCAGGAAGACGTGTTCCTCGCGCTTTCCGAAGGAGACCGGCCCCAGGGCCTCGCTCATCCCCCACTCGCAGACCATCTTGCGGGCCAGGTCCGAGGCCCGCTCGATGTCGTTGCCCGCCCCGGTGGTGGATTCGTCCAGGACGAGTTCTTCCGCCACCCGGCCGCCGAGGAGGATGGCCAGGTTGTTGCGGAGGTAGGATCGGGGGTAGGTGTGGCGTTCGTCCACGGGCAGCTGCTGGGTGAGCCCCAGGGCCCGGCCCCGGGGGATGATGGTGACCTTGTGGATGGGGTCCGTCCCGGGCAGCAGCTTGGCCACCAGGGTGTGGCCCGCCTCGTGGTAGGCGGTGATGCGCTTTTCCTCCTCCGAGAGGATGAGGCTCTTTCGCTCGGCGCCCATGAGGACCTTGTCCTTGGCGGCCTCGAAGTCCGCCATGGTGACCTGGTCCTTGTTCTCGCGGGCGGCCATGAGGGCGGCCTCGTTGACGAGGTTCTCGAGGTCGGCGCCGGAAAATCCCGGCGTCCCCCGGGCGATGAGGGAGAGGTCCACGTCGTCGGCCAGGGGGATCTCACGGGCGTGCACCTGGAGGATGGCCTCGCGGCCCCGGACGTCGGGGACGGGCACCGTGACCTGGCGGTCGAACCGGCCGGGCCGGAGCAGCGCCGGGTCGAGGACGTCGGGGCGGTTGGTGGCCGCGACCACGATGACCCCCTCGGTGGTCTCGAAGCCGTCCATCTCCACCAGGAGCTGGTTGAGGGTCTGCTCGCGCTCGTCGTGCCCGCCGCCGAGGCCGGCGCCCCGGTGGCGGCCCACGGCGTCGATCTCGTCGATGAAGATGATGCACGGGGCGTGCTTCTTGGCCTGGAGGAAGAGGTCCCGGACCCGGGAGGCACCCACGCCCACGAACATCTCCACGAAGTCCGAGCCGCTGATGCTGAAGAAGGGGACGTCCGCCTCCCCGGCGATGGCCTTGGCGAGGAGGGTCTTGCCGGTGCCCGGGGGCCCCACCAGGAGGACGCCCTTCGGGACCCGGCCCCCGAGGCGGGTGAACTTCTTCGGATCCTTGAGGAAGGCCACCGTCTCGGTGAGCTCCTCCTTGGCCTCGTCGACTCCGGCGATGTCGTCGAAGGTCACCTTGACGCTCTGGCCGGTCATGAGCTTGGCCCGGCTGCGCCCGAAGGACATGGCCCGCCCGCCGCCCGACTGCATCTGGCGCATGAAGAAGATCCAGACCCCGATGAGGAGCAGCATGGGGACCCAGGAGAGCAGCAACGTCGTGTACCAGGGCGTCTCCTGGGAGGGCAGGACCTTGATGGCCACCTTGTGTTTCTTGAGCAGCGGCATGAGGTCGGGATCCTGGAAGGGGATCACGGTATGGAAGGTCTTCTGGTTGATGAAGACCCCGTCCACGTTCTCCTTGTCGAT
This genomic interval from Dissulfurirhabdus thermomarina contains the following:
- the folP gene encoding dihydropteroate synthase, which codes for MRPESPPAPLVLRRSTFHWGSRTYIMGVLNVTPDSFSDGGRFLDPEAAVEQALALEAAGADIVDVGGESTRPYADPVTEEEELRRTVPVIEAIRRRSDVPVSIDTTKAAVAEAALAAGADMINDVSALRADPRMAETAARHGAPVVLMHMRGTPGTMQDDTHYDDLVGEVHDFLAERVAWAEARGIPRGKILVDPGIGFGKSYQGNLVLLNRLDALLDIGVPVLVGPSRKAFLGAVTGRAAPAERDAATLGAVAAAALRGCHVVRVHDPAPTVDVLKAVDAIRSETLPDPGAGERP
- the ftsH gene encoding ATP-dependent zinc metalloprotease FtsH; translated protein: MNTFYKNLSLWLVILLVVLFLYHLFSVPQEPIQEILYSDFIGYVEKGEVQRIQIDKENVDGVFINQKTFHTVIPFQDPDLMPLLKKHKVAIKVLPSQETPWYTTLLLSWVPMLLLIGVWIFFMRQMQSGGGRAMSFGRSRAKLMTGQSVKVTFDDIAGVDEAKEELTETVAFLKDPKKFTRLGGRVPKGVLLVGPPGTGKTLLAKAIAGEADVPFFSISGSDFVEMFVGVGASRVRDLFLQAKKHAPCIIFIDEIDAVGRHRGAGLGGGHDEREQTLNQLLVEMDGFETTEGVIVVAATNRPDVLDPALLRPGRFDRQVTVPVPDVRGREAILQVHAREIPLADDVDLSLIARGTPGFSGADLENLVNEAALMAARENKDQVTMADFEAAKDKVLMGAERKSLILSEEEKRITAYHEAGHTLVAKLLPGTDPIHKVTIIPRGRALGLTQQLPVDERHTYPRSYLRNNLAILLGGRVAEELVLDESTTGAGNDIERASDLARKMVCEWGMSEALGPVSFGKREEHVFLGKDFGQVKDYSEATALKIDEEIQRTVNTAYRQAKELLSRNIEVLHALAGALLEHESLDGAAIDAIIQGHRGETGQPVEAKEADAS